The following proteins come from a genomic window of Notamacropus eugenii isolate mMacEug1 chromosome X, mMacEug1.pri_v2, whole genome shotgun sequence:
- the SRPK3 gene encoding SRSF protein kinase 3 isoform X2 — protein MSSSSSSSDSSHLACAHEFTDPEVRAGRVLLPMVLESLLGSDDEEQEDPTDYCRGGYYPVKIGDLFNGRYHVVRKLGWGHFSTVWLCWDIQRKRFVALKVVKSALHYTETAVDEIKLLKCVRDSDPSDPKRETVVQLIDDFRISGINGVHVCMVLEVLGHQLLKWIIKSNYQGLPLPCVKSIMRQVLQGLDYLHTKCKIIHTDIKPENILLCVGEVYIRRLAAEATLWQQSGAPPISGNTVSSAPQKIMNGKLSKNKKKKMRRKLKRQKQLLEERLRDLQRLEDLEGERGLEGLLVPTPQPPDVDSDEAAGATCNNSQLGESSGTTLAEASGGSLACSPQSQTSSSGYHPWGGGEASPASSSPPRGQRTGNRGFSPDSQTSGFSGSLFSPTSGSTLSGFSNRQEKGALCSLNRTFNASDFLVNPLEPQNADKIKIKIADLGNACWVHKHFTEDIQTRQYRAIEVLIGAEYGTPADIWSTACMAFELATGDYLFEPHSGETYTRDEDHIAHIVELLGDIPPAFALSGRYSREYFTRRGELRHIKNLKHWGLYEVLMEKYEWSLEQATQFTDFLLPMMEYVPERRATAAQCLQHPWLNS, from the exons ATGAGctcaagcagcagcagcagcgacaG CTCACATCTTGCATGTGCCCACGAATTCACTGACCCGGAGGTGAGAGCTGGTCGGGTGCTACTCCCCATGGTACTGGAGAGCCTTCTGGGCTCTGATGATGAGGAACAGGAAGACCCCACCGATTACTGCAGGG GTGGTTACTACCCAGTGAAGATTGGAGACCTGTTCAATGGACGATACCACGTGGTTCGAAAGCTGGGGTGGGGCCATTTCTCTACAGTCTGGCTCTGCTGGGATATTCA GCGGAAACGGTTTGTGGCCCTAAAGGTGGTCAAGAGTGCTCTCCATTATACTGAGACTGCTGTGGATGAGATCAAACTGCTCAAATGT GTCCGGGACAGCGATCCCAGCGACCCCAAAAGAGAGACTGTCGTGCAGCTCATCGATGACTTCAGAATCTCAGGGATCAATGGTGTCC ATGTGTGCATGGTATTGGAGGTTCTGGGTCACCAGCTCCTTAAATGGATCATCAAATCTAACTACCAGGGCCTTCCCCTCCCCTGTGTGAAGAGTATAATGCGGCAG GTGCTGCAGGGTCTGGATTATCTTCACACCAAATGTAAGATCATCCACACTGACATCAAGCCGGAGAACATTCTTCTGTGTGTGGGTGAGGTCTATATTCGAAGACTAGCAGCAGAGGCCACACTATGGCAGCAGTCGGGGGCCCCACCTATCTCTGGAAACACTG TGAGCTCTGCACCCCAGAAGATCATG AATGGGAAGCTGTctaagaacaagaagaagaagatgagacGTAAGCTGAAACGGCAGAAGCAGCTCCTGGAGGAGCGCCTTCGGGACCTGCAGCGCCTGGAGGACCTGGAGGGTGAGAGGGGCTTGGAAGGCCTGTTGGTTCCGACACCCCAGCCCCCTGATGTGGACTCAGATGAAGCCGCAGGAGCCACAT GTAACAACTCACAGCTGGGTGAAAGCAGCGGGACCACCCTTGCCGAGGCCTCAGGGGGCAGCTTGGCATGCAGTCCCCAGAGTCAGACCTCCTCTTCAGGCTATCAcccatggggagggggagaggcctCTCCAGCCTCTTCCTCACCACCTCGGGGACAACGCACAGGCAACCGAGGCTTCAGTCCTGACTCACAGACTTCTGGATTTTCGGggtccctcttctcccccacctcaGGTTCCACCCTTTCAGGCTTTTCCAACCGTCAGGAGAAGGGGGCACTTTGTTCCCTCAACA GAACATTCAATGCCTCAGACTTCCTCGTGAATCCTCTGGAACCACAGAATGCAGACAAAATCAAGATCAAAATCGCTGATCTCGGCAACGCTTGCTGGGTG CACAAGCACTTTACCGAGGATATCCAGACCAGACAGTACCGGGCAATCGAGGTGCTCATTGGAGCTGAGTATGGCACACCTGCTGATATCTGGAGCACTGCTTGCATG GCTTTTGAGCTGGCCACAGGAGACTATCTGTTTGAACCACACTCCGGAGAAACCTATACTCGAGATGAAG ATCACATAGCCCACATCGTGGAGCTCCTTGGAGACATCCCTCCAGCTTTTGCCCTCTCTGGCCGCTATTCACGGGAATACTTCACTAGACGAG GTGAGCTCCGTCACATTAAAAATCTCAAGCACTGGGGTCTGTATGAAGTCCTCATGGAGAAATACGAGTGGTCACTGGAGCAGGCAACACAGTTCACAGATTTTCTGCTGCCCATGATGGAATATGTCCCCGAAAGGCGGGCCACCGCTGCTCAGTGCCTCCAGCACCCCTGGCTTAACTCCTAA
- the SRPK3 gene encoding SRSF protein kinase 3 isoform X1: MVAFRAGRFRGGGRGFGLLVLSSLLSRSALMRLVLSKPRMEPNPPHSGQKREKPQTKEGAEADDGGDSDPQSQRGQLRKPGRRRLRWLRKQRLESRLESLLPQHPRPLPPPLPPMPPPPPPPAAAASSPPRRRPPPPPPPPPPPGPPPPPSQVGNLHVQLYSHLACAHEFTDPEVRAGRVLLPMVLESLLGSDDEEQEDPTDYCRGGYYPVKIGDLFNGRYHVVRKLGWGHFSTVWLCWDIQRKRFVALKVVKSALHYTETAVDEIKLLKCVRDSDPSDPKRETVVQLIDDFRISGINGVHVCMVLEVLGHQLLKWIIKSNYQGLPLPCVKSIMRQVLQGLDYLHTKCKIIHTDIKPENILLCVGEVYIRRLAAEATLWQQSGAPPISGNTVSSAPQKIMNGKLSKNKKKKMRRKLKRQKQLLEERLRDLQRLEDLEGERGLEGLLVPTPQPPDVDSDEAAGATCNNSQLGESSGTTLAEASGGSLACSPQSQTSSSGYHPWGGGEASPASSSPPRGQRTGNRGFSPDSQTSGFSGSLFSPTSGSTLSGFSNRQEKGALCSLNRTFNASDFLVNPLEPQNADKIKIKIADLGNACWVHKHFTEDIQTRQYRAIEVLIGAEYGTPADIWSTACMAFELATGDYLFEPHSGETYTRDEDHIAHIVELLGDIPPAFALSGRYSREYFTRRGELRHIKNLKHWGLYEVLMEKYEWSLEQATQFTDFLLPMMEYVPERRATAAQCLQHPWLNS, from the exons ATGGTTGCATTCCGGGCGGGCCGCTTCCGAGGGGGCGGCCGGGGCTTCGGCTTACTGGTGCTCTCTAGCCTCCTGTCCCGCTCCGCCCTGATGCGTCTGGTCTTGTCCAAGCCTCGCATGGAACCTAACCCGCCCCACTCAGGCCAGAAGAGAGAGAAGCCACAGACCAAGGAAGGGGCCGAGGCGGACGACGGTGGGGATAGCGACCCGCAGTCACAGCGGGGCCAGCTCAGGAAGCCCGGGCGGCGGCGGCTGCGATGGCTGCGGAAGCAACGGCTGGAGTCCCGGCTGGAGTCCCTGCTTCCGCAGCACCCCCGGCCATTGCCTCCGCCATTGCCTCCaatgccgccgccgccgcccccccccgccgccgccgcctcctcccCCCCCCGCCGCCGCCCCCCCCCGCCTCCCCCTCCGCCGCCGCCTCCGGGCCCCCCGCCGCCGCCTTctcaggtggggaacctgcacgTGCAGCTCTA CTCACATCTTGCATGTGCCCACGAATTCACTGACCCGGAGGTGAGAGCTGGTCGGGTGCTACTCCCCATGGTACTGGAGAGCCTTCTGGGCTCTGATGATGAGGAACAGGAAGACCCCACCGATTACTGCAGGG GTGGTTACTACCCAGTGAAGATTGGAGACCTGTTCAATGGACGATACCACGTGGTTCGAAAGCTGGGGTGGGGCCATTTCTCTACAGTCTGGCTCTGCTGGGATATTCA GCGGAAACGGTTTGTGGCCCTAAAGGTGGTCAAGAGTGCTCTCCATTATACTGAGACTGCTGTGGATGAGATCAAACTGCTCAAATGT GTCCGGGACAGCGATCCCAGCGACCCCAAAAGAGAGACTGTCGTGCAGCTCATCGATGACTTCAGAATCTCAGGGATCAATGGTGTCC ATGTGTGCATGGTATTGGAGGTTCTGGGTCACCAGCTCCTTAAATGGATCATCAAATCTAACTACCAGGGCCTTCCCCTCCCCTGTGTGAAGAGTATAATGCGGCAG GTGCTGCAGGGTCTGGATTATCTTCACACCAAATGTAAGATCATCCACACTGACATCAAGCCGGAGAACATTCTTCTGTGTGTGGGTGAGGTCTATATTCGAAGACTAGCAGCAGAGGCCACACTATGGCAGCAGTCGGGGGCCCCACCTATCTCTGGAAACACTG TGAGCTCTGCACCCCAGAAGATCATG AATGGGAAGCTGTctaagaacaagaagaagaagatgagacGTAAGCTGAAACGGCAGAAGCAGCTCCTGGAGGAGCGCCTTCGGGACCTGCAGCGCCTGGAGGACCTGGAGGGTGAGAGGGGCTTGGAAGGCCTGTTGGTTCCGACACCCCAGCCCCCTGATGTGGACTCAGATGAAGCCGCAGGAGCCACAT GTAACAACTCACAGCTGGGTGAAAGCAGCGGGACCACCCTTGCCGAGGCCTCAGGGGGCAGCTTGGCATGCAGTCCCCAGAGTCAGACCTCCTCTTCAGGCTATCAcccatggggagggggagaggcctCTCCAGCCTCTTCCTCACCACCTCGGGGACAACGCACAGGCAACCGAGGCTTCAGTCCTGACTCACAGACTTCTGGATTTTCGGggtccctcttctcccccacctcaGGTTCCACCCTTTCAGGCTTTTCCAACCGTCAGGAGAAGGGGGCACTTTGTTCCCTCAACA GAACATTCAATGCCTCAGACTTCCTCGTGAATCCTCTGGAACCACAGAATGCAGACAAAATCAAGATCAAAATCGCTGATCTCGGCAACGCTTGCTGGGTG CACAAGCACTTTACCGAGGATATCCAGACCAGACAGTACCGGGCAATCGAGGTGCTCATTGGAGCTGAGTATGGCACACCTGCTGATATCTGGAGCACTGCTTGCATG GCTTTTGAGCTGGCCACAGGAGACTATCTGTTTGAACCACACTCCGGAGAAACCTATACTCGAGATGAAG ATCACATAGCCCACATCGTGGAGCTCCTTGGAGACATCCCTCCAGCTTTTGCCCTCTCTGGCCGCTATTCACGGGAATACTTCACTAGACGAG GTGAGCTCCGTCACATTAAAAATCTCAAGCACTGGGGTCTGTATGAAGTCCTCATGGAGAAATACGAGTGGTCACTGGAGCAGGCAACACAGTTCACAGATTTTCTGCTGCCCATGATGGAATATGTCCCCGAAAGGCGGGCCACCGCTGCTCAGTGCCTCCAGCACCCCTGGCTTAACTCCTAA